The Sphingomonas alpina genome has a segment encoding these proteins:
- the rfbB gene encoding dTDP-glucose 4,6-dehydratase, with product MKVVSNAPERTVLVTGGAGFIGSAVCRHLVAGGRTRVINLDKMTYAASHTALAEVEGSPNYRFVQGDIADRRLVAEILRGERVDAVMHLAAESHVDRSIDGPAVFIETNITGTFHMLEAALDHWRSLDDQGKGAFRFHHVSTDEVFGDLPFDDSLFSEESAYRPSSPYSASKAAADHLVRAWHHTYGLPVVLSNCSNNYGPHQYPEKLIPLTITRAAMGLTLPVYGTGANVRDWLHVADHARALELVMTRGEAGATYVVGGREEHNNVAVVAMICDLIDERMPLATGRRRNLIRFVEDRAGHDRRYAIDPSRIELSLDWRPEIGFREGLAATVDWYLANQAIDSKSASAS from the coding sequence ATGAAGGTCGTATCCAACGCTCCAGAACGGACCGTGCTCGTCACAGGCGGTGCGGGGTTCATCGGTTCGGCCGTGTGCAGGCATCTCGTCGCCGGCGGCCGGACGCGCGTCATCAACCTCGACAAGATGACCTATGCGGCGTCGCATACGGCCCTAGCAGAGGTCGAAGGATCACCGAATTATCGTTTCGTCCAGGGCGATATCGCGGACCGCCGTCTCGTCGCGGAGATTCTCCGCGGGGAGCGGGTCGATGCAGTCATGCATCTTGCGGCCGAAAGTCATGTCGACCGGTCGATCGACGGGCCGGCCGTGTTCATCGAGACCAATATCACTGGCACTTTCCATATGCTCGAGGCGGCGCTCGATCATTGGCGATCGCTGGATGATCAGGGAAAGGGGGCTTTCCGTTTCCATCACGTCTCCACGGACGAGGTGTTCGGCGATCTTCCGTTCGACGACAGCCTGTTCAGCGAAGAGTCGGCGTATCGGCCATCATCGCCGTATTCGGCATCGAAAGCAGCGGCGGATCATCTCGTCCGGGCATGGCATCATACCTATGGCCTGCCGGTGGTGCTGTCGAACTGCAGCAACAATTATGGGCCGCACCAATATCCCGAAAAGCTGATTCCGCTGACCATCACCCGTGCGGCGATGGGCCTGACCTTGCCGGTGTATGGGACCGGGGCGAACGTGCGTGACTGGCTGCATGTCGCGGATCATGCGCGTGCCCTGGAACTGGTCATGACTCGCGGCGAAGCCGGTGCGACATATGTCGTCGGTGGCCGCGAGGAGCATAACAATGTCGCGGTTGTTGCGATGATCTGCGACCTGATCGACGAACGGATGCCACTGGCTACGGGCCGGCGGCGAAACCTGATCCGCTTCGTCGAGGATCGGGCGGGGCATGACCGTCGCTATGCAATCGATCCGTCTCGAATCGAACTGTCACTCGATTGGCGTCCCGAAATCGGCTTTCGGGAAGGTTTGGCGGCGACTGTCGATTGGTATCTGGCGAATCAGGCGATCGATTCGAAATCGGCTTCCGCTTCGTAA
- the rfbA gene encoding glucose-1-phosphate thymidylyltransferase RfbA, translating to MKGIILAGGSGTRLYPATLAISKQLLPVFDKPMIYYPLSVLMLAGIRDILIISTPRDLPMFRLLLGDGSAFGITLSYAEQDAPRGLPEAFLIAEEFLGGQPCTLILGDNIFHGDGLGTKCRTAAAAAEAGLATVFAYQVDDPERYGVVSFAADGRAMTIEEKPDTPLSNWALTGLYFCPANVGAIARELTPSARDELEIVDVLRAYLAAGALEVGRLGRGYAWLDTGTHDSLHDASSFVRTIERRQGIKIACPEEIALDLGYLEPAALMTRADLLGKTDYARYLRYCAAQAA from the coding sequence ATGAAGGGCATTATCTTGGCGGGCGGCAGCGGTACGCGCTTGTATCCGGCGACGTTGGCGATCTCGAAACAGCTGCTGCCGGTGTTCGACAAGCCGATGATCTATTATCCGTTGTCGGTGCTGATGCTCGCCGGCATCCGCGACATCCTGATCATCTCGACCCCGCGGGACTTGCCGATGTTCAGGCTATTGCTGGGCGATGGCTCGGCGTTCGGAATCACGCTCAGCTATGCCGAGCAGGATGCGCCGCGCGGATTGCCCGAAGCGTTTCTGATCGCCGAGGAATTTCTTGGCGGACAGCCTTGTACCCTCATTCTGGGCGACAACATCTTCCACGGTGATGGGCTGGGAACGAAGTGCCGCACAGCCGCCGCAGCGGCCGAGGCGGGGTTGGCGACGGTGTTCGCCTATCAAGTCGATGATCCGGAACGCTACGGCGTGGTGTCGTTCGCCGCCGATGGCCGGGCCATGACGATCGAAGAAAAGCCCGATACGCCACTGTCGAACTGGGCACTGACCGGGCTGTATTTCTGCCCGGCCAATGTCGGAGCGATTGCCCGAGAGCTGACGCCTTCGGCGCGAGATGAGCTGGAAATCGTCGATGTGCTTCGTGCCTATCTCGCGGCGGGCGCGCTCGAAGTCGGGAGGCTGGGCCGCGGTTATGCGTGGCTCGATACTGGAACCCATGATTCTCTGCATGACGCGTCATCGTTCGTGCGTACGATCGAGCGGCGGCAGGGGATCAAGATCGCGTGCCCGGAAGAGATTGCCCTCGACCTTGGATATCTCGAACCCGCCGCGCTGATGACGCGGGCGGACTTGCTCGGAAAGACCGACTATGCGCGTTATCTGCGCTATTGTGCTGCGCAGGCGGCATAA
- the galU gene encoding UTP--glucose-1-phosphate uridylyltransferase GalU, producing the protein MSFKPLRKAVFPVGGLGTRFLPATKALPKEMLPVVDRPLIQYAVDEAVEAGIEQMIFVTGRGKSAIEDHFDIAYELETTMAHRGKSMDLLHQTRLNPGAVAYVRQQEPMGLGHAVWCARHIVGDEPFAVLLADDFMVGEPGCLKQMVEAYNKVGGNLICAQEVPEDQTHMYGVITPGDRDGALTEVRGLVEKPRPGTAPSNLSVIGRYILQPEVMRVLETQEKGAGGEIQLTDAMARMIGDQPFHGVTFDGRRYDCGDKAGYVQANLAVALGREDIGGTVRAFAVDLLR; encoded by the coding sequence ATGAGTTTCAAGCCACTCCGCAAGGCAGTATTCCCCGTTGGCGGGCTCGGGACACGATTCCTGCCTGCAACCAAGGCATTGCCCAAAGAAATGCTGCCGGTCGTTGATCGGCCGCTGATCCAATATGCAGTGGACGAAGCAGTCGAGGCAGGGATCGAGCAGATGATCTTCGTCACCGGGCGTGGCAAATCGGCGATCGAGGACCATTTCGATATCGCCTATGAGCTCGAAACGACGATGGCGCATCGCGGCAAGTCGATGGATCTGCTTCACCAGACGCGGCTGAACCCTGGCGCAGTGGCCTATGTCCGTCAGCAGGAGCCGATGGGATTAGGCCATGCCGTATGGTGCGCGCGGCACATCGTTGGTGACGAGCCGTTCGCAGTCCTGCTCGCCGACGACTTCATGGTCGGCGAGCCGGGCTGCCTGAAACAGATGGTCGAAGCGTACAACAAGGTTGGGGGCAATCTGATCTGTGCGCAGGAAGTACCCGAGGACCAGACGCATATGTATGGCGTCATCACGCCGGGCGATCGTGACGGCGCGCTGACCGAAGTGCGCGGCCTGGTCGAGAAGCCTCGACCCGGTACGGCTCCGTCCAACCTGTCGGTGATCGGCCGCTATATCCTTCAGCCCGAAGTGATGCGCGTGCTGGAGACGCAGGAGAAGGGTGCAGGAGGCGAGATCCAGCTGACCGATGCGATGGCACGGATGATCGGTGACCAGCCCTTTCACGGCGTGACCTTCGATGGCCGGCGCTATGATTGTGGCGACAAGGCCGGCTATGTGCAGGCCAATCTGGCGGTTGCGCTGGGCCGGGAGGATATTGGCGGGACGGTGCGCGCCTTTGCCGTCGATCTGTTGCGTTGA
- a CDS encoding acyltransferase family protein, with product MSSAAPTRDQNLDLLRAVAVLSVVLYHLLQWSPLDPLWLDRLARYGAYGVDLFFILSGFLIGSIYWREERDTGRVQLMRFLKRRWLRTIPPYIGALLLAWGAVWYARGEAFDWRYLFFLQNYGSELPFFLVSWSLCVEEHFYLVVPLLMGLTRTFKPVRPFLLAIGVIAPLLLRAHDASIGSVAPFGFYHTATHLHFEGLTLGLALAWLNAYRPDLWTMARRAARWLVIPLLALCWIGTSGSREINYVLMPSLVASLFGALLLAVAGRRPIAGRAFAAPVRTVAITSYSVYLVHPLMIHIGNIVNQRIGFIGDGLTLFVVWPLLIVGFGYAFYYVVERGSLALRDLWAPSVFAGGGLEHPLARANEVNADHPIAEEIGHAARINPSATIV from the coding sequence ATGAGCAGCGCGGCGCCGACACGCGACCAGAATCTCGACCTGCTGCGCGCAGTGGCGGTGCTTTCGGTCGTGCTCTATCATTTACTGCAATGGTCGCCGCTCGATCCGCTCTGGCTCGACCGGCTTGCCCGATACGGCGCGTATGGCGTCGATCTGTTCTTCATCCTGTCCGGATTCCTGATCGGCTCGATCTACTGGCGCGAGGAACGCGATACCGGGCGGGTGCAGCTGATGCGCTTTCTGAAGCGGCGCTGGCTGCGCACGATTCCGCCCTACATCGGCGCCCTGCTGCTTGCCTGGGGTGCGGTTTGGTATGCTCGCGGCGAAGCGTTCGATTGGCGTTATCTGTTCTTCCTGCAGAATTACGGATCCGAATTGCCCTTTTTCCTCGTCAGCTGGTCGCTGTGCGTCGAGGAACATTTTTATCTGGTCGTCCCGCTGCTGATGGGCCTGACGCGAACCTTCAAGCCGGTCAGGCCGTTCCTGCTTGCAATCGGCGTAATCGCGCCGCTCCTGTTACGTGCGCATGATGCCTCAATCGGCTCCGTCGCGCCATTCGGCTTCTACCACACCGCCACGCATCTGCATTTCGAGGGCCTGACGCTCGGCCTTGCACTCGCCTGGCTCAATGCATACCGGCCCGATCTATGGACGATGGCGCGCCGCGCTGCACGCTGGCTCGTCATTCCCCTGCTCGCCTTGTGCTGGATCGGCACGAGCGGCTCGCGCGAAATCAACTATGTCCTTATGCCGAGCCTGGTCGCATCGCTGTTCGGAGCGCTGTTGCTGGCTGTCGCGGGGCGCAGGCCGATCGCAGGGCGCGCCTTCGCGGCGCCTGTGCGAACCGTCGCGATCACTTCTTACAGCGTCTATCTGGTCCATCCACTGATGATCCATATCGGTAATATCGTGAACCAGCGCATCGGCTTTATCGGCGACGGGCTGACATTGTTCGTCGTCTGGCCGCTGCTTATCGTCGGCTTCGGCTATGCATTCTATTATGTCGTCGAGCGGGGATCGCTTGCGCTGCGCGATCTCTGGGCGCCGAGCGTCTTCGCCGGCGGCGGCCTGGAACATCCGCTCGCCAGGGCGAATGAGGTGAACGCCGACCATCCGATCGCCGAGGAGATCGGTCACGCAGCTAGGATCAACCCTTCAGCCACCATCGTATAG
- a CDS encoding DUF2474 family protein, whose protein sequence is MDSDAGPLWQRLAWMAAIWTGSVAALAVVAMAIRWWLKG, encoded by the coding sequence ATGGACAGCGATGCCGGCCCGCTCTGGCAGCGCCTCGCCTGGATGGCGGCGATCTGGACGGGCAGCGTCGCGGCGCTGGCGGTTGTCGCGATGGCTATACGATGGTGGCTGAAGGGTTGA
- the cydB gene encoding cytochrome d ubiquinol oxidase subunit II has protein sequence MSINADLATIWAFIIAFAVFAYVVLDGFDLGIGILFPAFGVGEQRDQAMNTIAPVWDGNETWLVLGGGGLMAAFPLAYAIILPALYPPIIAMLLGLVFRGVAFEFRWRDPRHRAFWDVAFTAGSVTAALAQGIALGALLQGIAVDGRAYGGGWLDWLTPFTVLTGMSVVAGYALLGATWLIAKTEGGAQRHAYRLARWSGVITLIAIGAVSLATPFLDHDYYSRWFQMPGILLTAPVPLLIAVLSLAFWRALGREAQYLPFLLTLAVFALCFVGLGISMYPFIVPDQVTIWEAAAPVSSQVFMLIGAGIMIPIILGYTGWAYWVFRGKVGADGYH, from the coding sequence ATGAGCATCAACGCGGATCTCGCGACGATCTGGGCGTTCATCATCGCCTTTGCCGTATTCGCTTATGTCGTGCTCGATGGTTTCGACCTCGGCATCGGCATCCTGTTTCCGGCGTTCGGGGTCGGCGAGCAGCGCGACCAGGCGATGAATACGATCGCGCCGGTATGGGACGGGAACGAGACCTGGCTGGTCCTTGGCGGCGGCGGGCTGATGGCGGCGTTCCCGCTGGCCTATGCGATCATCCTGCCGGCACTTTATCCGCCGATCATCGCAATGCTGCTCGGGCTGGTGTTCCGCGGCGTTGCGTTCGAGTTTCGCTGGCGTGACCCGCGGCATCGCGCCTTTTGGGATGTCGCCTTTACCGCGGGGTCAGTGACGGCTGCGCTTGCACAAGGCATTGCGCTTGGCGCGCTGTTGCAGGGCATTGCGGTCGATGGTCGGGCTTATGGCGGCGGCTGGCTCGACTGGCTGACGCCCTTCACGGTGTTGACCGGGATGAGCGTGGTGGCGGGCTATGCGCTGCTCGGCGCGACCTGGCTGATCGCCAAGACCGAGGGTGGGGCGCAGCGGCATGCCTATCGACTGGCCCGATGGTCGGGAGTCATCACCCTTATCGCGATCGGTGCAGTGAGCCTCGCGACGCCCTTTCTCGACCATGATTATTATAGCCGCTGGTTCCAGATGCCGGGCATCCTGTTGACCGCACCCGTGCCGTTGCTGATCGCGGTGCTGAGCCTGGCTTTCTGGCGCGCACTCGGTCGCGAGGCGCAATATCTGCCGTTTCTGCTGACTCTGGCGGTCTTCGCGCTCTGCTTCGTCGGCCTGGGTATCAGCATGTATCCCTTCATCGTGCCCGATCAGGTCACGATCTGGGAGGCGGCGGCCCCGGTATCGAGCCAGGTCTTCATGCTGATTGGGGCCGGGATCATGATCCCGATCATCCTCGGCTATACCGGTTGGGCTTATTGGGTATTCCGCGGCAAGGTTGGTGCGGACGGCTATCATTGA
- a CDS encoding cytochrome ubiquinol oxidase subunit I, translating into MFDAFDPIVLARIQFAFTVSFHFIFPAFSIGLASYLAVLEGLWLRTGKQVYLDLFRFWIKIFAVAFAMGVVSGIVMSYQFGTNWAVFSDKTGPILGPLMAYEVLTAFFLEAGFLGVMLFGMKKVGKGLHFAATCCVATGTFISAFWILSANSWMHTPTGFEINAAGQFVPGPSWAAIIFNPSFPYRLVHTVIGAYLTTALVVGATGAWHLLKARRGEVARSSGPIEPSVVAANPHPTASGEAARTMFSMAMWMAAVVAPVQIFAGDMQGLNTLEHQPAKVMAMEGHYDSHPDGAPLILFGLPNAREKRVDYAVEIPKASSLILKHDLNAPLAGLDTIPDDREPPVAIVFWSFRVMVGLGMAMLGLGLWSLVARARGRLYDWPWLHRAALVMGPAGFVAVIAGWITTEVGRQPFTVYNLLRTTHSASPLAAPAVGASLVAFVAVYFAVFGIGTWYIVKLIQKGAEAGEPEIQDAPIRTAGIAPSPVQHPTEVQQ; encoded by the coding sequence ATGTTCGACGCGTTCGACCCGATTGTTCTGGCGCGTATCCAGTTCGCCTTCACCGTCAGCTTCCATTTCATTTTTCCGGCCTTTTCGATCGGGCTGGCGAGCTATCTCGCCGTGCTCGAAGGGCTGTGGCTGCGGACCGGCAAGCAGGTCTATCTCGACCTGTTCCGCTTCTGGATAAAGATCTTCGCGGTCGCCTTCGCGATGGGCGTCGTCTCCGGCATCGTCATGTCCTATCAGTTCGGGACCAATTGGGCGGTCTTCTCCGACAAGACCGGGCCGATCCTCGGCCCGTTGATGGCGTACGAAGTGCTGACCGCCTTCTTCCTTGAGGCCGGTTTCCTCGGCGTGATGCTGTTCGGCATGAAGAAGGTTGGGAAGGGGCTGCATTTCGCGGCGACCTGCTGCGTTGCGACGGGCACATTCATCTCGGCTTTCTGGATTCTCTCGGCGAACAGCTGGATGCACACGCCGACCGGGTTCGAGATCAATGCCGCGGGGCAATTCGTACCGGGGCCGAGCTGGGCCGCGATCATTTTCAATCCGAGCTTTCCCTATCGGCTGGTCCACACGGTGATCGGTGCCTATCTGACCACCGCACTGGTGGTCGGAGCGACAGGTGCGTGGCATCTTTTGAAAGCGCGTCGCGGCGAAGTCGCGCGGTCGTCCGGTCCGATTGAACCATCGGTCGTCGCGGCGAATCCTCACCCGACTGCGTCGGGCGAGGCCGCCCGCACCATGTTTTCGATGGCGATGTGGATGGCCGCTGTGGTCGCCCCGGTGCAGATCTTCGCCGGCGACATGCAGGGGCTGAACACGCTTGAGCATCAGCCCGCCAAGGTGATGGCGATGGAGGGGCATTATGACAGCCATCCCGACGGCGCGCCGCTGATCCTGTTCGGCTTGCCCAATGCGCGGGAAAAGCGGGTCGATTATGCGGTTGAGATTCCAAAAGCCTCGTCGCTGATCCTCAAGCACGATCTGAATGCGCCGCTTGCCGGGCTCGACACCATCCCCGACGATCGCGAACCGCCGGTGGCGATCGTCTTCTGGTCGTTCCGGGTGATGGTCGGGCTCGGCATGGCGATGCTCGGTCTGGGGCTGTGGAGCCTGGTCGCGCGGGCACGCGGCAGGCTGTATGACTGGCCATGGCTGCACCGCGCGGCGCTGGTCATGGGGCCGGCGGGTTTCGTGGCGGTGATTGCGGGCTGGATCACCACCGAGGTCGGACGCCAGCCTTTCACGGTCTACAACCTGCTGCGCACGACCCATAGCGCATCGCCGCTTGCAGCACCTGCGGTCGGCGCATCGCTGGTCGCGTTTGTGGCCGTCTATTTCGCAGTGTTCGGTATCGGCACCTGGTATATAGTGAAACTGATCCAGAAAGGTGCCGAGGCCGGTGAACCCGAAATCCAGGATGCCCCGATCCGCACCGCCGGGATTGCTCCATCGCCTGTGCAACATCCGACGGAGGTTCAGCAATGA
- a CDS encoding class I SAM-dependent methyltransferase, whose product MQARTILKLRVAQDAHVANDIAHAYDRAGARYLDYADGAPADLFDFGGGYCYGDRRVWQAIEAKLVAFAEAGQQRLTVLDAGCGPGTWLRRIVTRAHLLGIREISATGFDISGEQIAIARLQTSALRQLPGVSLRFEERDLVTPLTEDDASVDLCLCLNGVLNHVSAAHRASVAAELARVTTGKLFVTVRTCGSPPSIFIDRVDAATDFHHDGGTDRLEIELRDGHHVEFDLHLFHAGEVRSLFAPHIDIARLSGLDIFHSRFAPDPRWNPAEDAKDAAFHHDLELLEQTYAVDPHFIDHATHVLMIAEPQQVMER is encoded by the coding sequence ATGCAGGCCCGAACGATCCTGAAGCTGCGCGTCGCGCAAGACGCGCATGTCGCCAATGATATTGCCCATGCCTATGACCGTGCCGGCGCGCGCTATCTCGATTATGCCGACGGCGCACCCGCGGACCTGTTCGATTTCGGCGGTGGATATTGCTATGGCGATCGCCGTGTCTGGCAGGCGATCGAAGCCAAATTGGTCGCCTTTGCCGAGGCAGGTCAGCAGCGGCTGACGGTGCTCGATGCCGGATGCGGGCCGGGTACCTGGCTGCGGCGAATCGTCACGCGCGCGCATCTGCTCGGCATTCGCGAGATCAGCGCGACCGGCTTCGACATCTCCGGCGAGCAGATCGCCATTGCGCGGCTCCAGACGAGTGCGTTGCGTCAACTCCCCGGCGTCAGCCTGCGCTTTGAAGAGCGCGATCTGGTCACACCGTTGACCGAGGACGATGCATCGGTCGATCTGTGCCTGTGCCTCAACGGCGTGCTCAACCATGTTTCCGCCGCCCATCGTGCGTCGGTTGCCGCCGAGCTTGCCCGTGTCACCACAGGCAAATTGTTCGTCACGGTGCGCACCTGCGGAAGCCCGCCATCGATCTTTATCGACCGCGTGGACGCGGCAACCGATTTCCACCATGACGGCGGTACCGACCGGCTCGAGATCGAATTGCGCGACGGGCATCATGTCGAATTCGACCTGCATCTGTTTCATGCTGGCGAAGTGCGGTCGTTGTTCGCGCCGCACATCGACATCGCGCGTCTTTCAGGGCTCGATATCTTCCACAGCCGTTTCGCGCCCGACCCTCGCTGGAATCCGGCCGAAGACGCGAAAGACGCGGCATTCCACCACGACCTTGAGTTGCTGGAGCAGACTTATGCCGTTGATCCCCATTTCATCGACCATGCCACGCATGTCCTGATGATCGCCGAACCGCAGCAGGTGATGGAACGCTGA
- a CDS encoding FKBP-type peptidyl-prolyl cis-trans isomerase, which yields MATIPPKPVVTPGSKPGNGRALIFGLIGIIIGVAATLGVIKFMDYSQAQVASGATFLAKNRSADKTIVETPSGLQYKVLAPGKGPKPTDTDVALINYEGKLTNGTTFDKSPQPTPLQVSSVVPGFSEALKLMPKGSKYRVWIKPSLGYGDKATGPIPANSVLVFDVEMVDFISEAKLRQLQMQQQMMQGAAGPGGAPGAGAAPTGGAPKP from the coding sequence ATGGCGACGATTCCTCCCAAGCCCGTCGTGACGCCTGGATCGAAGCCGGGCAATGGCCGCGCGCTGATCTTCGGGCTGATCGGAATCATCATTGGCGTGGCGGCGACGCTGGGCGTCATCAAGTTCATGGACTATTCGCAGGCGCAAGTCGCGTCGGGCGCCACGTTCCTCGCCAAGAATCGCAGCGCCGACAAGACCATTGTCGAGACGCCTTCGGGCTTGCAGTACAAGGTGCTGGCGCCTGGGAAAGGCCCCAAACCGACCGACACCGATGTTGCGTTGATCAACTACGAAGGCAAGTTGACCAACGGCACAACCTTCGACAAATCGCCGCAGCCGACGCCGTTGCAGGTGTCCAGCGTGGTTCCCGGCTTCTCCGAGGCGCTGAAGCTGATGCCCAAGGGCAGCAAATATCGCGTCTGGATCAAGCCGAGCCTTGGCTATGGGGACAAGGCGACTGGTCCGATTCCGGCCAATTCGGTGCTCGTGTTCGATGTCGAGATGGTTGATTTCATCTCCGAAGCGAAGCTTCGCCAGCTGCAAATGCAGCAGCAGATGATGCAGGGCGCTGCCGGCCCGGGTGGAGCTCCGGGAGCCGGCGCAGCGCCGACAGGAGGCGCGCCGAAGCCATAG
- a CDS encoding FKBP-type peptidyl-prolyl cis-trans isomerase, whose translation MSSVTAVPLQPTKRRVLVYLWLGIALALVGAVGLAQMAPADPVTTYLAQNKRDKGVVETPSGLQYKIIAPGSGAARPTDTDVTLVNYEGKLTNGTTFDKSQQPTPMPVAAVVPGFSEALKLMPKGSKYRFWIKPSLGYGDKVTGPIPANSVLVFDVELIDFLPEATIRQMQMQQQMMQQQGGAPGAAPPGAGGPPPGQ comes from the coding sequence ATGTCCTCAGTCACTGCGGTTCCGTTGCAGCCTACCAAGCGGCGCGTGCTGGTGTATCTGTGGCTCGGGATTGCGCTGGCTCTGGTCGGCGCCGTTGGGCTCGCGCAAATGGCGCCCGCGGATCCGGTGACGACGTATCTGGCGCAGAACAAGCGTGACAAGGGCGTCGTCGAGACTCCATCGGGCCTGCAATACAAGATTATTGCTCCCGGCAGCGGTGCCGCCCGGCCGACGGACACGGACGTCACGCTGGTCAATTACGAAGGCAAGCTGACCAACGGCACGACCTTCGACAAATCGCAGCAGCCGACGCCGATGCCGGTCGCGGCCGTGGTCCCCGGCTTTTCCGAAGCGCTGAAGCTGATGCCCAAGGGCAGCAAGTATCGCTTCTGGATCAAGCCGAGCCTTGGCTATGGCGATAAGGTAACCGGACCGATCCCGGCCAATTCGGTCCTCGTTTTCGACGTCGAACTGATCGATTTCCTGCCCGAAGCGACGATTCGTCAGATGCAGATGCAGCAGCAGATGATGCAGCAACAGGGCGGCGCACCCGGTGCCGCGCCTCCGGGTGCCGGCGGACCGCCCCCCGGCCAGTAG
- the rpsU gene encoding 30S ribosomal protein S21: MQIIVRDNNVDQALRALKKKLQREGVYREMKLRRHYEKPSEKRARERAAAVRRARKLERKRLERDGAR; encoded by the coding sequence ATGCAAATCATCGTTCGCGACAATAACGTCGACCAGGCCCTGCGTGCCCTGAAGAAGAAGCTGCAGCGCGAAGGCGTCTACCGCGAAATGAAGCTGCGTCGGCATTATGAAAAGCCGTCGGAAAAGCGCGCTCGCGAGCGTGCGGCAGCGGTCCGCCGCGCCCGCAAGCTTGAGCGCAAGCGCCTGGAGCGTGACGGCGCACGGTAA
- a CDS encoding response regulator, with protein sequence MFQATQSVDFQTRLLIVDDDPGIRELTAAFLSDHGYIVDSAANGVEMRAAMVRERYALVVLDVMMPGEDGLSILRSLDRRNAPAIIILSVIGEEVDRIVGLEMGADDYLAKPANPRELLARIRSVLRRNQSGERVAQQTARPWLRFAGWRLDPVGRELIDSDNVVINLSDGEFRLLLALVEHPRRVLTRDQLLDLSRGANAEHFDRAIDVQISRLRRKLTRGAEELIRTVRNEGYMFMADVAR encoded by the coding sequence ATGTTTCAGGCCACCCAATCCGTGGATTTCCAGACCCGCCTCCTCATCGTCGATGACGATCCCGGCATCCGCGAGCTGACCGCGGCGTTTCTCAGCGACCATGGCTATATCGTCGACAGCGCCGCCAACGGTGTGGAAATGCGTGCGGCGATGGTGCGCGAGCGCTATGCGCTGGTCGTGCTCGACGTGATGATGCCGGGCGAGGACGGCCTGTCGATCCTGCGTTCACTCGATCGGCGCAATGCACCGGCGATCATCATTCTGTCGGTGATCGGCGAAGAGGTCGACCGCATCGTCGGGCTCGAAATGGGCGCGGACGATTATCTCGCCAAGCCGGCCAATCCGCGCGAATTGCTGGCTCGGATCCGTTCGGTCCTGCGTCGCAACCAGAGCGGCGAGCGTGTCGCCCAGCAGACGGCGCGACCATGGCTGCGTTTTGCCGGCTGGCGCCTCGATCCGGTCGGCCGCGAACTGATCGACTCCGACAATGTGGTCATCAACCTGTCCGACGGCGAATTCCGCCTGCTCCTCGCCCTGGTCGAGCATCCGCGCCGCGTTCTGACCCGCGATCAGCTGCTCGACCTGTCGCGCGGCGCCAATGCGGAGCATTTCGATCGCGCGATCGACGTGCAGATCAGCCGGTTGCGCCGCAAGCTCACACGCGGTGCCGAGGAGCTGATCCGCACGGTGCGCAACGAAGGCTATATGTTCATGGCCGATGTCGCGCGCTGA